The following coding sequences lie in one Longimicrobium sp. genomic window:
- a CDS encoding divalent metal cation transporter, producing the protein MALKPRQLVEVALGVLTSIGGYLDVGAIATSSQAGAEFGFRHLWVIALGTLAVVFLVEMSGRFAAVSKHTIREGMRERLGFNFFVTTCGAELVVDVLVLASEIGGICLALQLVTGVPFRWWALPVGLFAWLLLWRGTFGVLEKGVALLGLVTIAFVFGAVRLHPEAGEVARGFIPGGAGGGDSAHYWFIAVSILGALISPYLFYFYSAGAVEDGWGLDHIATNRMVAGVGMTFGSVVACSVLIVSAMVFLPRGIKVDDYEQVALGLTSALGGSWGFYLFAASLGIACLGAALEVALAVSYVLAQGLGWVWGENKKPHQASRFSVTYTIAIVLGVVPMMLGIDPLRLTVFSMALTAVFLPLAIMPFLVLMNDKRYLGDHRNGRLSNFVVMAAVMIAFVLALVTIPLQVMGG; encoded by the coding sequence GTGGCACTCAAGCCCAGGCAGCTGGTCGAGGTCGCCCTCGGCGTGCTGACCAGCATCGGCGGCTACCTGGACGTCGGCGCCATCGCCACCTCGTCGCAGGCGGGCGCGGAGTTCGGCTTCCGCCACCTGTGGGTGATCGCGCTGGGCACGCTGGCCGTTGTCTTCCTGGTGGAGATGTCGGGGCGCTTCGCCGCGGTCAGCAAGCACACCATCCGCGAGGGGATGCGCGAGCGGCTGGGCTTCAACTTCTTCGTCACCACCTGCGGCGCCGAGCTGGTGGTGGACGTGCTGGTGCTGGCTTCGGAGATCGGGGGGATCTGCCTGGCGCTGCAGCTGGTGACCGGCGTCCCCTTCCGCTGGTGGGCGCTGCCGGTGGGGCTGTTCGCCTGGCTGCTGCTGTGGCGGGGCACCTTCGGCGTGCTGGAGAAGGGCGTGGCCCTGCTGGGGCTGGTGACCATCGCCTTCGTGTTCGGCGCGGTGCGGCTACATCCCGAGGCGGGCGAGGTGGCGCGCGGCTTCATCCCCGGCGGCGCGGGCGGCGGCGACTCGGCGCACTACTGGTTCATCGCCGTCTCCATCCTGGGCGCGCTCATCTCGCCCTACCTCTTCTACTTCTACTCCGCCGGCGCGGTGGAGGACGGGTGGGGGCTGGACCACATCGCCACCAACCGCATGGTGGCGGGGGTGGGGATGACGTTCGGGAGCGTGGTCGCCTGCAGCGTGCTGATCGTGTCGGCGATGGTGTTCCTGCCGCGCGGCATCAAGGTGGACGACTACGAGCAGGTGGCGCTGGGGCTGACCTCGGCGCTCGGCGGGAGCTGGGGATTCTACCTCTTCGCCGCGTCGCTGGGGATCGCCTGCCTGGGCGCGGCGCTGGAGGTGGCGCTGGCCGTCTCGTACGTGCTGGCGCAGGGGCTCGGCTGGGTGTGGGGGGAGAACAAGAAGCCGCACCAGGCGTCGCGCTTCTCGGTGACGTACACGATCGCCATCGTGCTCGGCGTGGTGCCGATGATGCTGGGGATCGACCCGCTGCGGCTGACGGTGTTCAGCATGGCGCTGACGGCGGTGTTCCTGCCGCTGGCCATCATGCCGTTCCTGGTGCTGATGAACGACAAGCGCTACCTCGGCGACCACCGCAACGGGCGCCTGTCGAACTTCGTGGTGATGGCCGCGGTGATGATCGCCTTCGTGCTCGCGCTGGTGACGATCCCCCTGCAGGTGATGGGGGGATGA
- a CDS encoding ROK family protein, translated as MKDDGRLAVGVDVGGTKTEIILAGRGGRKVAEHRIPTEPENGAETVLARAAQAARSEFGAGMRGVATIGISVAGQVSPRGVLIGAPNLGWHGVDVRGLARKAFDLPVLVANDVRSATWAEWRLGGGRGVRDLLVLFLGTGVGGGAVIGGRLLEGSGGVAGEFGHLTVIAGGRQCRCGNRGCLEAYCGGWAIEERAREAALAHHSAGAALIRAAGGADAITGESVAAALRAGDALAQTLIDDTAEVLGAALVGLVNGLNPRRVILGGGVLDGFPELRERAAAAVRDRALPAAREKVDIVQATLRDDAPALGAADLALSRLRRR; from the coding sequence ATGAAGGACGACGGCCGGCTGGCGGTGGGGGTGGACGTCGGGGGGACGAAGACGGAGATCATCCTCGCCGGCCGCGGCGGGCGGAAGGTGGCCGAGCACCGCATCCCCACCGAGCCGGAGAACGGCGCGGAGACGGTGCTCGCGCGCGCGGCCCAGGCGGCGCGGTCCGAGTTCGGCGCCGGGATGCGGGGCGTGGCGACGATCGGCATCTCCGTCGCCGGGCAGGTGAGCCCGCGCGGCGTGCTGATCGGCGCGCCCAACCTGGGCTGGCACGGCGTGGACGTGCGCGGCCTGGCGCGGAAGGCGTTCGATCTTCCCGTCCTGGTCGCCAACGACGTGCGGTCGGCGACGTGGGCGGAGTGGCGGCTGGGCGGCGGCCGCGGCGTGCGCGACCTGCTGGTGCTCTTCCTGGGCACCGGCGTGGGCGGCGGCGCGGTGATCGGCGGGCGGCTGCTGGAGGGGTCCGGCGGCGTGGCGGGGGAGTTCGGCCACCTGACCGTGATCGCGGGGGGACGGCAGTGCCGCTGCGGCAACCGCGGGTGCCTGGAGGCCTACTGCGGCGGCTGGGCGATCGAGGAGCGGGCGCGCGAGGCCGCGCTCGCGCACCACAGCGCGGGCGCGGCGCTGATCCGCGCCGCCGGCGGCGCCGACGCCATCACCGGCGAGTCGGTGGCCGCCGCGCTGCGGGCGGGGGACGCGCTGGCACAGACGCTGATCGACGATACGGCGGAGGTGCTGGGCGCGGCGCTCGTCGGGCTGGTGAACGGGCTGAACCCGCGGCGGGTGATCCTGGGCGGCGGCGTGCTGGACGGCTTCCCCGAGCTGCGCGAGCGCGCGGCCGCCGCCGTCCGCGACCGCGCGCTCCCCGCCGCGCGCGAGAAGGTCGACATCGTCCAGGCCACCCTCCGCGACGACGCGCCCGCCCTCGGCGCGGCCGACCTCGCGCTGTCGCGCCTCAGGCGGCGGTGA
- a CDS encoding ATP-binding protein, translating to MARPDRPRPLRLSPRQRLAAVLTPALLVLAFDAASFWGSQRERASRLDVDRSHRTIETLQRVLISSSEAEAAEQRFLATGDPRTLAPFARAEADLPAHLDRLRALKEGDAQSSIALADTLERLIGREMAEMRASITVARGGDRAAAVRRSESGGAVAAAGEVERVAAALQRDEEAELRERNLHEEGVTERLIALVVLGALATAAVSLAVNWLLGRYGASQEAFAGEMASLNRQLAEQSASLQQLTAELQERTDAAEEANRAKSRFLAGMSHDLRTPLNAISGYVELLEMGVRGPVSEAQKADLQRIRDSSRHLLSLIESILSFARTESGKLEVRPEPVPAAALVRQAESSFLPQAAQKQLRYSSDGADGVWVMADPEKTERVLLNLIGNAIKFTPAGGEVAVRCVDEGERVAIHVRDTGRGIPPEQVPLIFQPFVQVDREQVPQHQRGVGLGLAISRELAVAMGGELTVESEPGRGSTFTLHLPRAPDPRPRADAATHAGESKPV from the coding sequence ATGGCCCGACCCGACCGACCCCGGCCCCTGCGGCTGTCGCCGCGCCAGCGCCTGGCCGCCGTGCTGACCCCGGCGCTGCTGGTGCTGGCCTTCGACGCGGCCAGCTTCTGGGGCTCGCAGCGCGAGCGCGCCAGCCGCCTGGACGTGGACCGGAGCCACCGCACCATCGAGACGCTGCAGCGCGTGCTGATCTCCTCCTCCGAGGCCGAGGCCGCCGAGCAGCGCTTCCTGGCCACGGGCGATCCCCGCACGCTGGCCCCGTTCGCCCGCGCCGAGGCCGACCTCCCCGCCCACCTGGACCGCCTGCGCGCGCTGAAGGAGGGCGACGCTCAGTCTTCGATCGCGCTGGCCGACACGCTGGAGCGGCTGATCGGGAGGGAGATGGCGGAGATGCGCGCGAGCATCACCGTGGCGCGGGGCGGCGACCGCGCGGCGGCCGTCCGGCGCTCGGAATCGGGCGGCGCCGTGGCCGCCGCGGGCGAGGTGGAGCGGGTGGCGGCCGCGCTGCAGCGCGACGAGGAAGCGGAGCTGCGGGAGCGCAACCTGCACGAGGAAGGCGTCACCGAGCGTCTGATCGCGCTCGTCGTGCTCGGCGCGCTGGCGACGGCGGCGGTGTCGCTGGCGGTCAACTGGCTGCTGGGGCGCTACGGCGCCAGCCAGGAGGCGTTCGCGGGAGAGATGGCCAGCCTGAACCGGCAGCTGGCCGAGCAGTCCGCCTCGCTGCAGCAGCTGACCGCCGAGCTGCAGGAGCGCACCGACGCGGCCGAAGAGGCAAACCGCGCCAAGTCGCGCTTCCTGGCGGGGATGTCGCACGACCTGCGCACGCCGTTGAACGCCATCTCCGGCTACGTGGAGCTGCTGGAGATGGGCGTGCGCGGCCCCGTGTCCGAGGCGCAGAAGGCCGACCTGCAGCGCATCCGCGACAGCAGCCGCCACCTGCTGTCGCTGATCGAGTCGATCCTCTCCTTCGCCCGCACCGAGTCGGGGAAGCTGGAGGTGCGGCCGGAGCCCGTTCCCGCGGCGGCGCTGGTGCGGCAGGCCGAGTCGTCGTTCCTCCCCCAGGCCGCGCAGAAGCAGCTGCGCTACTCGTCCGACGGGGCGGATGGGGTGTGGGTGATGGCGGACCCGGAGAAGACCGAGCGCGTGCTGCTGAACCTGATCGGCAACGCCATCAAGTTCACCCCCGCGGGCGGCGAGGTGGCGGTGCGGTGCGTGGACGAGGGCGAGCGCGTGGCCATCCACGTGCGCGACACCGGCCGCGGCATCCCGCCGGAGCAGGTGCCGCTCATCTTCCAGCCCTTCGTGCAGGTGGACCGCGAGCAGGTCCCCCAGCACCAGCGCGGGGTCGGGCTCGGCCTGGCCATCAGCCGCGAGCTGGCCGTCGCGATGGGCGGCGAGCTGACGGTGGAGAGCGAGCCCGGCCGCGGGTCGACCTTCACCCTCCATCTCCCCCGCGCGCCCGATCCGCGCCCCCGCGCCGACGCCGCCACGCACGCGGGAGAGTCGAAGCCCGTGTGA
- a CDS encoding CHASE3 domain-containing protein has translation MPPSPQPLRLTTPQRIAAVLAPAVLVLAFGAAGWWGTVRESRSRADVTQSHETIEALQQLLTTLVDAETGQRGFLLTGDARYLEPFRAAEADVQRRIQDVGRLTGDAPQATRERVASLSLLVGRKFGELNETIDSARAGRREAALAIVASGRGKATMDEIRRVTGALADGERTEMAVRAATESRRSRLLTALIVLGAAASAVVTLLLNRMLNRYGTSQAAFAGELERANAQLEAQQAELEQQNEHLQEQSAELEAQSAQLQEQQAELEMQHAALQELTEELQARTTAAEAANLAKARFLAAMSHDLRTPLNAISGYADLLEMGIRGPVTQAQADDLQRIRNSSRHLLSLITGILDFARVEAGRVEVRLENVPLAATVRGVESSILPQAAEKGVKFETDAGPEGVWVSADPERVEQVLLNLVGNAVKFTDPGGEVALNCVEDGEEMVAIHVRDTGPGIAEDQLATIFEPFVQVDRQAVPERQRGVGLGLAISRELAGAMGGSLEVQSEPGKGSIFTLRLRRVPNPHAHPEAAAGAGEAEMV, from the coding sequence ATGCCTCCGAGCCCGCAGCCTCTCCGCCTGACGACCCCGCAGCGCATCGCCGCGGTGCTGGCGCCCGCGGTGCTGGTGCTGGCCTTCGGCGCGGCCGGGTGGTGGGGCACCGTGCGCGAGAGCCGCTCGCGCGCCGACGTCACCCAGAGCCACGAGACCATCGAGGCGCTGCAGCAGCTCCTCACCACCCTGGTCGACGCGGAGACGGGGCAGCGCGGCTTCCTGTTGACCGGCGACGCGCGCTACCTGGAGCCGTTCCGCGCCGCCGAGGCCGACGTGCAGCGGCGCATCCAGGACGTCGGCCGGCTGACCGGAGACGCCCCCCAGGCGACGCGGGAGCGCGTCGCCTCGCTGTCGCTCCTCGTCGGCCGCAAGTTCGGCGAGCTGAACGAGACCATCGACTCGGCGCGCGCCGGCCGGCGCGAGGCCGCGCTGGCGATCGTCGCTTCCGGCCGCGGCAAGGCCACGATGGACGAGATCCGCCGCGTCACCGGCGCGCTCGCCGACGGCGAGCGCACGGAGATGGCGGTGAGGGCTGCGACGGAATCGCGCAGGTCGCGGCTGCTGACCGCGCTGATCGTGCTCGGCGCCGCCGCGTCGGCGGTGGTGACGCTGCTGCTGAACCGGATGCTGAACCGCTACGGCACCAGCCAGGCCGCCTTCGCCGGGGAGCTGGAGCGGGCGAACGCGCAGCTCGAGGCGCAGCAGGCGGAGCTCGAGCAGCAGAACGAGCACCTGCAGGAGCAGTCGGCCGAGCTCGAGGCGCAGTCCGCGCAGCTGCAGGAGCAGCAGGCCGAGCTGGAGATGCAGCACGCCGCGCTGCAGGAGCTGACGGAGGAGCTGCAGGCGCGCACCACGGCGGCCGAGGCGGCCAACCTGGCCAAGGCGCGCTTCCTGGCCGCCATGTCGCACGACCTGCGCACGCCGCTGAACGCCATCTCCGGCTACGCCGACCTGCTGGAGATGGGGATCCGCGGCCCCGTGACCCAGGCGCAGGCCGACGACCTGCAGCGCATCCGCAACAGCTCGCGCCACCTGCTGTCGCTGATCACGGGGATCCTGGACTTCGCGCGCGTCGAGGCCGGGCGCGTGGAGGTGCGGCTGGAGAACGTGCCGCTGGCGGCCACCGTGCGCGGCGTGGAATCCTCCATCCTCCCCCAGGCGGCGGAGAAGGGGGTGAAGTTCGAGACCGACGCCGGCCCCGAGGGCGTATGGGTGTCGGCCGACCCCGAGCGGGTGGAGCAGGTGCTGCTGAACCTCGTGGGCAACGCGGTGAAGTTCACCGACCCCGGCGGCGAGGTGGCGCTCAACTGCGTGGAAGACGGCGAGGAGATGGTGGCCATCCACGTGCGCGACACCGGCCCGGGGATCGCCGAAGACCAGCTCGCCACCATCTTCGAGCCGTTCGTGCAGGTGGACCGCCAGGCGGTACCCGAGCGCCAGCGCGGCGTGGGCCTGGGCCTGGCCATCAGCCGCGAGCTGGCCGGCGCGATGGGCGGGTCGCTGGAGGTGCAGAGCGAGCCGGGGAAGGGCTCCATCTTCACCCTCCGCCTGCGCCGCGTCCCCAACCCGCACGCCCACCCCGAGGCCGCCGCCGGCGCCGGCGAGGCCGAGATGGTCTGA
- a CDS encoding BMP family ABC transporter substrate-binding protein, which translates to MRKLLLFIGVLLAAHVALLFVRPGGAQAPAAAAAANGGHRLTVGIVFDVGGRGDKSFNDGAYLGAMRAARELGADVRLVEPGEGSDREAGLRLLAAQGLDLVVGVGFIFSDDLTLLAKEYPDIHFAGVDYALQTDANGNVIPPPPNLAALKFREEQGSFLVGAIAALTSKTKRVGFVGGMDIPLIHKFEAGYKAGVRAVCPDCRVIAQYAGVTPEAFRNPGKGKELALSQYNQGVDVIFHASGSTGLGVFEAARATHKLAIGVDADQYAEAPGYVLTSMVKGVDQAVFDEVAKVRNGTFHGGIDWFGLRENGVRYVYDENNRALIPDSVRARVEQLKADIIAGRIQVPSER; encoded by the coding sequence ATGCGCAAGCTCCTCCTCTTCATCGGCGTGCTGCTGGCCGCGCACGTCGCCCTCCTGTTCGTCCGCCCCGGCGGCGCCCAGGCGCCCGCGGCGGCAGCCGCCGCCAACGGCGGCCACCGGCTCACCGTCGGCATCGTGTTCGACGTGGGCGGGCGCGGCGACAAGAGCTTCAACGACGGCGCCTACCTGGGCGCCATGCGCGCCGCGCGCGAGCTGGGCGCCGACGTGCGCCTGGTGGAGCCCGGCGAGGGCTCCGACCGCGAGGCCGGCCTCCGCCTCCTGGCCGCGCAGGGGCTCGATCTGGTCGTGGGCGTCGGCTTCATCTTCAGCGACGACCTGACGCTGCTGGCGAAGGAGTATCCCGACATCCACTTCGCCGGGGTCGACTACGCGCTGCAGACGGACGCGAACGGCAACGTCATCCCCCCGCCCCCCAACCTGGCCGCGCTCAAGTTCCGCGAGGAGCAGGGCTCCTTCCTGGTGGGCGCCATCGCCGCGCTGACCTCGAAGACGAAGCGCGTCGGGTTCGTGGGCGGGATGGACATCCCCCTGATCCACAAGTTCGAGGCGGGCTACAAGGCCGGCGTGCGCGCCGTGTGCCCCGACTGCCGCGTGATCGCGCAGTACGCCGGCGTCACTCCCGAGGCCTTCCGCAACCCCGGCAAGGGGAAGGAGCTGGCGCTCAGCCAGTACAACCAGGGGGTGGACGTGATCTTCCACGCCTCGGGGTCGACGGGGCTGGGGGTGTTCGAGGCGGCGCGGGCCACGCACAAGCTGGCCATCGGCGTCGACGCCGACCAGTACGCCGAGGCACCGGGGTACGTCCTCACCAGCATGGTCAAGGGCGTGGACCAGGCCGTGTTCGACGAGGTCGCGAAGGTGCGGAACGGCACCTTCCACGGCGGCATCGACTGGTTCGGGCTGCGCGAGAACGGCGTGCGCTACGTGTACGACGAGAACAACCGCGCGCTGATCCCCGACTCGGTGCGCGCCCGCGTGGAGCAGCTCAAGGCCGACATCATCGCCGGGCGCATCCAGGTGCCCAGCGAGCGCTGA
- a CDS encoding ABC transporter ATP-binding protein: protein MPEQPSAAPVVRMAGIDKSFGPVRANRGASLEVGAGEIHALVGENGAGKSTLMRILSGMFTPDAGTVEVFGRDVTGWTTAQAIAAGVGMVHQHFMLVPTLTVAENAVLGTEPRQGLVLDREKARREVEELARRTGLAVDPARRVSELSVGEAQRVEILKALLRGAKVLILDEPTAVLSPPEVQELWGVLRGLRDEGATVVLITHRLDEVMDISDNITVMRAGTTVGRIRTAETSPGDIARAMVGREVALAAEADVYRPGKTAPGAAPALEVRDLVVGAHGRPRAVDGVSFQVRPGEILGIAGVEGNGQTELIEAIAGLTPVTAGQILLGGDDVTATAVRGRGDAGLSHIPEDRHRRGLLLDYSVAENLVLGQQHRFQKGLALDRDRIARNADEQVRAYDVRPADPGLPARALSGGNQQKVVVAREMMRDFSVLLAAQPTRGVDVGAVELIHDRLRQARDAGKAILLVSAELNEVLALADRVAVMYGGRFVAVMPRAEASEEVLGPYMTGAQREAA from the coding sequence TTGCCTGAACAACCATCCGCCGCCCCCGTGGTGCGCATGGCCGGCATCGACAAGAGCTTCGGCCCCGTGCGCGCCAACCGCGGGGCCAGCCTGGAGGTCGGCGCCGGCGAGATCCACGCGCTGGTCGGCGAGAACGGCGCCGGCAAGAGCACGCTGATGCGCATCCTGAGCGGGATGTTCACCCCCGACGCGGGCACGGTGGAGGTCTTCGGCCGCGACGTGACCGGGTGGACCACCGCGCAGGCCATCGCCGCCGGCGTGGGGATGGTGCACCAGCACTTCATGCTCGTCCCCACCCTCACCGTCGCGGAGAACGCGGTTCTCGGCACCGAGCCGCGGCAGGGGCTGGTGCTCGACCGGGAGAAGGCGCGCCGCGAGGTGGAAGAGCTGGCGCGCCGCACCGGCCTCGCCGTCGATCCCGCCCGCCGCGTGAGCGAGCTGTCCGTGGGCGAGGCGCAGCGGGTGGAGATCCTCAAGGCGCTGCTGCGCGGGGCCAAGGTGCTGATCCTCGACGAGCCCACCGCCGTCCTCTCGCCGCCCGAGGTGCAGGAGCTGTGGGGGGTGCTGCGGGGATTGAGGGACGAGGGCGCCACCGTCGTCCTGATCACCCACCGGCTCGACGAGGTGATGGACATCTCCGACAACATCACGGTGATGCGCGCGGGGACCACGGTTGGCCGCATCCGCACTGCGGAGACCTCGCCCGGCGACATCGCCCGCGCGATGGTGGGGCGCGAGGTGGCGCTGGCCGCGGAAGCCGATGTCTATCGCCCGGGGAAGACGGCTCCCGGCGCCGCGCCCGCGCTGGAGGTGCGCGACCTGGTGGTCGGCGCCCACGGCCGCCCGCGCGCGGTGGACGGCGTCAGCTTCCAGGTGCGCCCGGGGGAGATCCTGGGGATCGCGGGGGTGGAGGGGAACGGGCAGACGGAGCTGATCGAGGCGATTGCCGGCCTCACCCCCGTCACCGCGGGACAGATCCTGCTCGGCGGCGATGACGTCACCGCGACGGCGGTGCGCGGGCGGGGCGACGCGGGGCTGTCGCACATCCCCGAGGACCGGCACCGGCGCGGGCTGCTGCTCGACTACTCCGTGGCCGAGAACCTGGTCCTCGGCCAGCAGCACCGCTTCCAGAAGGGGCTGGCGCTCGACCGCGACCGCATCGCCCGCAACGCGGACGAGCAGGTGCGCGCCTACGACGTGCGCCCGGCCGACCCGGGTCTCCCCGCGCGCGCCCTCTCCGGCGGCAACCAGCAGAAAGTCGTCGTCGCGCGGGAGATGATGCGCGACTTCTCCGTCCTCCTGGCCGCGCAGCCGACGCGCGGCGTGGACGTGGGCGCGGTGGAGCTGATCCACGACCGCCTGCGCCAGGCGCGGGACGCGGGGAAGGCGATCCTGCTCGTCTCCGCCGAGCTGAACGAGGTCCTGGCGCTCGCCGACCGCGTGGCGGTGATGTACGGAGGGAGATTCGTGGCGGTGATGCCGCGCGCCGAGGCCAGCGAGGAGGTTCTCGGCCCCTACATGACCGGCGCGCAGCGGGAGGCCGCGTGA
- a CDS encoding ABC transporter permease has protein sequence MSTTTVQQTPPAAPETRGGTAATAWRARLEEALLPPVVAIVIALVIGDLLILSMGQSPGAVYRLLLEGTWGNAYGFGQVLFKATTLTFTGLAVALALRAGLFNIGAEGQLAAGGFLAAVLGLVLPAGTPGVLAVPLCLVAAAVGGGAVGAVPGALKARFGAHEVIVTIMLNFITLALLNWIVAAHLHVPETLHTPDIHAGAIPRLGGPFAGSAANWTILLALISAAAVGWYLFRTRRGYELRAVGLQPDAAEYAGVRVGGVWLRAMAVSGALAGLGGVNFVLGYKHYYEDGFAGGAGFLGIAVALVGRNDPRGVVLAALFFATLSQGGLAINAVVPKQMVEVLQGVVILAVAVAVPEVRRLLRLQPRRA, from the coding sequence GTGAGCACCACCACCGTGCAGCAGACCCCGCCCGCCGCGCCGGAGACCAGGGGCGGCACCGCCGCCACGGCGTGGCGCGCGCGGCTGGAGGAGGCGCTCCTCCCGCCCGTCGTGGCCATCGTGATCGCGCTGGTCATCGGCGACCTGCTGATCCTCTCCATGGGCCAGTCCCCCGGCGCCGTCTACCGGCTCCTGCTGGAGGGGACGTGGGGGAACGCCTACGGCTTCGGGCAGGTGCTGTTCAAGGCGACCACGCTGACCTTCACCGGCCTCGCGGTCGCGCTCGCCTTGCGGGCGGGGCTCTTCAACATCGGCGCGGAGGGGCAGCTGGCGGCGGGCGGCTTCCTGGCCGCGGTGCTCGGCCTCGTCCTTCCCGCGGGGACGCCGGGGGTGCTGGCGGTGCCGCTGTGCCTCGTCGCCGCGGCGGTGGGCGGCGGCGCGGTGGGCGCGGTCCCCGGCGCGCTGAAGGCCCGCTTCGGCGCGCACGAGGTGATCGTCACCATCATGCTGAACTTCATCACCCTGGCGCTGCTGAACTGGATCGTTGCGGCCCATCTCCACGTGCCGGAGACGCTGCACACGCCCGACATCCACGCGGGCGCCATCCCCCGTCTCGGCGGACCGTTCGCGGGGTCGGCGGCGAACTGGACGATTCTCCTGGCGCTGATCTCCGCGGCGGCGGTGGGCTGGTACCTGTTCCGCACGCGGCGGGGATACGAGCTGCGCGCGGTGGGGCTGCAGCCGGACGCGGCGGAGTACGCCGGGGTGCGCGTGGGCGGCGTCTGGCTGCGGGCGATGGCGGTGTCCGGCGCGCTGGCGGGGCTGGGCGGGGTGAACTTCGTGCTGGGCTACAAGCACTACTACGAGGACGGCTTCGCGGGCGGCGCGGGGTTCCTGGGGATCGCCGTGGCGCTGGTCGGCCGCAACGATCCGCGGGGCGTGGTGCTGGCGGCGCTCTTCTTCGCCACGCTGTCGCAGGGCGGGCTGGCGATCAACGCGGTGGTGCCCAAGCAGATGGTGGAGGTGCTGCAGGGGGTGGTGATCCTGGCGGTGGCCGTGGCCGTGCCCGAGGTGCGGCGACTTCTCCGTCTCCAGCCGCGGAGGGCCTGA
- a CDS encoding ABC transporter permease produces MIVITFILQAIRIAIPYLFAASGGVVAERAGVVSLTLEGFMLSGAFCATLGSYYGGSPWIGLLCGVAGGLVMGLLHAVASIRYKADQIVVGIAINLLVVGLTRFFLHLAFDSSSNSPRVPGFGGENAGSGLMALVSNPLVWLGIALVPAMGWLMYRTPFGLRVRAVGEHPLAAESVGVPVPRVRYLAVAMSGVLAALGGAYLALDQHQFTDQMTAGRGYVALAAVIFGRWDPVRAGIACLFFAAAETLQIQLQGLQAIPSQFVSMIPYVLTIIALAGIVGRSVPPAALGRAED; encoded by the coding sequence ATGATCGTGATCACCTTCATCCTGCAGGCCATCCGCATCGCCATCCCCTACCTGTTCGCGGCCAGCGGCGGGGTGGTGGCGGAGCGCGCGGGCGTGGTGTCGCTGACGCTCGAGGGGTTCATGCTCTCCGGCGCCTTCTGCGCCACGCTGGGCTCGTACTACGGCGGGAGCCCGTGGATCGGGCTCCTCTGCGGCGTCGCGGGCGGGCTGGTGATGGGGCTGCTGCACGCGGTGGCGTCGATCCGCTACAAGGCCGACCAGATCGTGGTGGGGATCGCCATCAACCTGCTGGTCGTCGGCCTGACGCGCTTCTTCCTGCACCTAGCGTTCGACAGCTCGTCCAACTCGCCGCGCGTCCCCGGCTTCGGGGGCGAGAACGCGGGATCGGGGCTGATGGCGCTCGTCTCCAACCCGCTGGTGTGGCTGGGGATCGCGCTGGTGCCGGCGATGGGATGGCTGATGTACCGCACCCCCTTCGGCCTGCGCGTCCGCGCCGTGGGCGAGCACCCGCTGGCGGCCGAGTCCGTGGGCGTCCCCGTCCCCCGCGTGCGCTACCTGGCGGTGGCGATGAGCGGGGTGCTGGCGGCGCTGGGCGGGGCGTACCTGGCGCTCGACCAGCACCAGTTCACCGACCAGATGACGGCGGGGCGCGGCTACGTGGCCCTGGCGGCGGTGATCTTCGGGCGATGGGACCCGGTTCGCGCCGGCATCGCCTGCCTCTTCTTCGCCGCCGCGGAGACGCTGCAGATCCAGCTGCAGGGGCTGCAGGCCATCCCCAGCCAGTTCGTCTCGATGATCCCCTACGTGCTGACGATCATCGCGCTGGCCGGCATCGTGGGCCGCAGCGTGCCGCCCGCCGCGCTGGGGCGGGCGGAGGATTGA
- a CDS encoding MaoC family dehydratase has product MSFRVPREDRWFEDYEPGSVHEFGSIVVREEEVLAFGRRFDPQPFHTDPSAAAETEYGGLIASGWHTAGLMMRLYSDHYLSKVATLVSPGVDDLRWLKPVRPGDELVLRVTVAEARRSRSRPDRGLVRSDVEVLNQRGEVVMTLSALNFFRTRP; this is encoded by the coding sequence GTGAGCTTCAGGGTTCCACGCGAAGACCGCTGGTTCGAAGACTACGAGCCGGGCTCGGTGCACGAGTTCGGCTCGATTGTCGTGCGCGAGGAGGAGGTGCTGGCGTTCGGGCGGAGGTTCGACCCGCAGCCGTTCCACACCGACCCTTCCGCCGCGGCGGAGACGGAGTACGGCGGGCTGATCGCCAGCGGGTGGCACACGGCTGGGCTGATGATGCGGCTCTACTCCGACCACTATCTCTCGAAGGTGGCCACGCTCGTCTCCCCCGGCGTCGACGACCTGCGCTGGCTGAAGCCCGTGCGCCCGGGCGACGAGCTGGTGCTACGCGTGACCGTCGCGGAGGCACGGCGTTCGCGAAGCAGGCCGGACCGCGGCCTGGTGCGCTCCGACGTCGAGGTGCTGAACCAGCGCGGCGAGGTGGTGATGACGCTCAGCGCGCTCAACTTCTTCCGCACGCGCCCATAA